ATCCCGAGAGAGGCTGCGGTTCCGATCAAGGTTGCAATCAGTGCAGAAAGCAATGCGATGATCAGAGTCGTGTAAAGTGCATTCATAATATCCGGATTCTGGAACAGTGAAATGTACCATTTTCCGGTAAACCCACCCCATTTTGCCCGGGTTTTGGAATTATTGAAGGACAGAACGACCAGTGTTATGATCGGTGCATATAATAAAATGAGGATCAGGATCAAGTAAATCCGTTTGGCTGTATTCTTCATCAAAATGCGGTTCCCTCCCCTTCTTTATCGTATTTTGCAATCATTGCCATGCTGGCAATAATAAAGATCATCAGCACAAGAGAAAGACCGGAGCCGGTATTCCAGTTGCTGCCCTGTTTAAATTCCTGCTCGATCACATTTCCGATAAGCAGGATTTTACTGCCGCCAAGCAGGTCGGAAATGACAAATGTGGTCAGTGATGGTACAAAGACCATGGTGATTCCGCTGATAATGCCCGGTACGCTCAAAGGCAGGATGATCCTTAAAAAGGTCTGCAGGTTGTTTGCTCCCAGATCCCGGGCTGCAGATATGACGTCCCGGTCGATCTTGGAAAGTACATTGTAGATCGGCAGCACCATAAACGGCAGGAAATTGTATACCATGCCGAGAATGATCGCAAACGGTGTGTTGATCAGCGCAAGCTCCGGAAGATGGAAAAAGCGCAGAACCATATTGATGACACCGTTTTTTTCCAGCAGATTCTGCCATGCGAGTGTCCGCAGCAGAAAATTCATCCACATGGGAAGAATGAAGATCAGTACAATGAAACTGGTCTGATTGACATTTTTTTCGGACAGGATCATGGCAAGCGGGTAAGCAAGGATCAGGCAGATGAGCGTACTCACGAAAGAGAGCAGCAGTGCCAGTCCCAGTGCTTTTAAAT
This window of the Mediterraneibacter gnavus ATCC 29149 genome carries:
- a CDS encoding ABC transporter permease, with the translated sequence MKSRKLLSGPYLFWAASFIIIPLLMILYYGLTDKNGNFTLMNLAQITTQENLKALGLALLLSFVSTLICLILAYPLAMILSEKNVNQTSFIVLIFILPMWMNFLLRTLAWQNLLEKNGVINMVLRFFHLPELALINTPFAIILGMVYNFLPFMVLPIYNVLSKIDRDVISAARDLGANNLQTFLRIILPLSVPGIISGITMVFVPSLTTFVISDLLGGSKILLIGNVIEQEFKQGSNWNTGSGLSLVLMIFIIASMAMIAKYDKEGEGTAF